A genomic region of Papaver somniferum cultivar HN1 chromosome 7, ASM357369v1, whole genome shotgun sequence contains the following coding sequences:
- the LOC113298434 gene encoding 60S ribosomal protein L17 yields the protein MVKYSKEPDNPTKSCKARGSDLRVHFKNTRETAFSLRKMPLVKAKRYLEDVLAHKQAIPFRRFCGGVGRTAQAKNRHSNGQGRWPAKSAKFILDLLKNAESNADVKGLDVDSLYISHIQVNQAQKQRRRTYRAHGRINPYMSSPCHIELTLSEKEEAVKKEADTQLAPRKSKKSQVLRSGASS from the exons ATG GTGAAGTACTCAAAGGAGCCCGATAATCCCACCAAGT CCTGCAAGGCTAGGGGGTCTGATCTTCGTGTTCATTTCAAG AACACTAGGGAAACAGCGTTCTCTTTAAGGAAGATGCCTTTGGTCAAAGCCAAGAGGTATTTGGAGGATGTCTTAGCTCACAAGCAAGCCATTCCCTTCAGACGTTTCTGTGGTGGTGTTGGTAGGACTGCTCAAGCCAAGAACCGTCACTCAAATGGACAAGGACGTTGGCCCGCTAAGTCCGCCAAGTTCATCCTTGATCTGCTTAAAAATGCTGAGAGCAATGCTGAT GTAAAAGGTTTGGATGTGGATTCACTATACATTTCTCATATCCAAGTTAACCAAGCTCAGAAGCAGAGGCGTAGGACATACCGTGCTCACGGAAGAATCAACC CTTACATGTCATCTCCTTGTCACATCGAGTTGACCTTATCAGAGAAGGAAGAAGCAGTGAAGAAAGAG GCTGACACTCAGTTGGCACCAAGGAAGTCAAAGAAATCTCAAGTTCTTCGTAGTGGTGCCTCATCTTAA
- the LOC113298435 gene encoding uncharacterized protein LOC113298435 isoform X2 produces the protein MGRTGAKSPNFCLSRVTTHFRVRSPLVQSKPASKSIINANEDSVLVDNSDEKTIPGVNGAEMGNETSSSVQIGRRVMIVVDSSLEAKGAIQWALSHTIQNQDTIVLLYVTKPTSSTSNHGEQTNTEMYAKEYELLYSLKNMCHVKRPKVQIEVAVVEGKEKGPTIVAEAKNQGVSLLILGQKKRSMTWRLVMMWAGSRIGAGVVEYCIDNASCMTIGVRRNNRKVGGYLITTKRHKDFWLLA, from the exons ATGGGTCGGACTGGGGCGAAGTCGCCGAACTTTTGTTTGAGTAGGGTTACGACGCATTTTCGAGTCCGGTCACCATTAGTTCAATCAAAACCCGCTTCTAAATCCATAATAAATGCAAATGAAGATAGTGTTCTTGTAGACAATAGTGATGAGAAGACAATTCCAGGTGTCAATGGAGCAGAAATGGGGAATGAAACTAGTTCATCAGTACAAATTGGCAGAAGAGTTATGATTGTTGTTGATTCAAGTCTGGAAGCTAAAGGTGCTATTCAATGGGCTCTCTCGCATACTATACAGAATCAAGATACTATCGTTCTTCTCTATGTCACCAAGCCTACTAGTTCCACCTCCAACCATg GTGAACAAACGAACACGGAAATGTACGCGAAAGAATACGAACTTCTTTACTCCCTGAAGAACATGTGCCATGTCAAAAGACCCAAG GTACAAATTGAAGTTGCAGTAgtggaaggaaaagaaaaagggcCAACCATTGTAGCAGAAGCAAAAAACCAAGGGGTGTCACTATTGATACTCGGGCAGAAGAAGCGATCAATGACTTGGCGACTAGTAATGATGTGGGCAGGGAGTCGAATTGGTGCTGGTGTCGTTGAATACTGTATTGATAATGCCAGTTGCATGACAATTGGCGTGAGAAGAAACAATAGAAAAGTTGGAGGGTATCTTATTACGACGAAACGTCACAAGGATTTTTGGCTGTTGGCTTGA
- the LOC113298435 gene encoding uncharacterized protein LOC113298435 isoform X1, whose amino-acid sequence MGRTGAKSPNFCLSRVTTHFRVRSPLVQSKPASKSIINANEDSVLVDNSDEKTIPGVNGAEMGNETSSSVQIGRRVMIVVDSSLEAKGAIQWALSHTIQNQDTIVLLYVTKPTSSTSNHVTGEQTNTEMYAKEYELLYSLKNMCHVKRPKVQIEVAVVEGKEKGPTIVAEAKNQGVSLLILGQKKRSMTWRLVMMWAGSRIGAGVVEYCIDNASCMTIGVRRNNRKVGGYLITTKRHKDFWLLA is encoded by the exons ATGGGTCGGACTGGGGCGAAGTCGCCGAACTTTTGTTTGAGTAGGGTTACGACGCATTTTCGAGTCCGGTCACCATTAGTTCAATCAAAACCCGCTTCTAAATCCATAATAAATGCAAATGAAGATAGTGTTCTTGTAGACAATAGTGATGAGAAGACAATTCCAGGTGTCAATGGAGCAGAAATGGGGAATGAAACTAGTTCATCAGTACAAATTGGCAGAAGAGTTATGATTGTTGTTGATTCAAGTCTGGAAGCTAAAGGTGCTATTCAATGGGCTCTCTCGCATACTATACAGAATCAAGATACTATCGTTCTTCTCTATGTCACCAAGCCTACTAGTTCCACCTCCAACCATg TTACAGGTGAACAAACGAACACGGAAATGTACGCGAAAGAATACGAACTTCTTTACTCCCTGAAGAACATGTGCCATGTCAAAAGACCCAAG GTACAAATTGAAGTTGCAGTAgtggaaggaaaagaaaaagggcCAACCATTGTAGCAGAAGCAAAAAACCAAGGGGTGTCACTATTGATACTCGGGCAGAAGAAGCGATCAATGACTTGGCGACTAGTAATGATGTGGGCAGGGAGTCGAATTGGTGCTGGTGTCGTTGAATACTGTATTGATAATGCCAGTTGCATGACAATTGGCGTGAGAAGAAACAATAGAAAAGTTGGAGGGTATCTTATTACGACGAAACGTCACAAGGATTTTTGGCTGTTGGCTTGA
- the LOC113292977 gene encoding uncharacterized protein LOC113292977 — MEFVYFIVRSKFLVPLILLLLISVGSGFDSTDEDQKVGTVISPYVTSYLNFTAAKIDEIICYYKRFLHFVAEDIVPWIKDRYVNRHWNFTAETTLQEVIASVRNFDIFLVDQKFKEYSYLFVFNGLIILSVWYYLSPPTKRMKVTRRKHKIPKAALRKTSVFISKNSEKTKAT; from the exons atggagtttgtTTATTTCATAGTAAGGAGCAAATTTCTTGTACCACTGATATTGCTTCTGCTAATCTCTGTGGGGTCCGGTTTTGATTCTACTGACGAAG ATCAGAAAGTTGGAACCGTTATCAGTCCCTATGTTACGAGCTATTTGAACTTTACAGcggcaaaaattgatgaaataatATGTTATTATAAGAGGTTTTTGCATTTCGTAGCTGAAGATATAGTTCCTTGGATTAAAGATCGTTATGTCAATAGACATTGGAACTTTACAGCGGAGACAACATTACAAGAAGTCATTGCTTCTGTtaggaattttgatattttcttagtAGATCAAAAGTTCAAAGAATATTCATACTTGTTTGTCTTCAATGGTTTGATCATTCTGAGTGTTTGGTACTATCTTTCACCACCAACTAAGAGGATGAAAGTCACCAGGAGAAAGCACAAGATACCCAAGGCAGCTTTGAGAAAAACCTCCGTTTTTATTTCTAAAAACTCAGAGAAAACAAAAGCAACATAG